The segment ACCTTCACGAATTTGTCCGATCTTGATTCAAGCATGTACGGGCATCTGGGTAACGACACACTGACCGGAGGTGGCGGAGACGACAATCTTGTCGGAGGAGCCGGCAATGACACGATCCAGGGGCTCGATGGAGACGATCGAATTGTTGGGGCCGACGGCAACGATACGCTCGAAGGAGGAGACGGCGAGGACCGAATCTTTGGCACCGCCGGAACCAACACGATCTATGGCGGGGCCGGTGACGACACGATTTACGGAAGCGAGGACGCCGACGAAATCTACGGTGATGCGGGCGCTGACAAGATCTACGCACTCGGCGGCGACGACATTCTGTACACGGGAACCGGTGGTGTGGAGGGCGGAAGTTTCGACGAGGGTGATCTGGCGATGGGGCACGGAGGTGACGACGAGTTCTACGGTTCGACTGGTTTGAATATTTTCTATGGAGGAGACGGCGACGACATTATGGTGGGTGGTTCGGGCGAAAACCGAATGCACGGCCAAGCCGGTGACGACACGCTGACCGGCGGCGAAAAAGGAGACTATATGACTGGCGCCGACGGTGATGATACCTTCGACGGACGAGGCGGCGTCGATTATTACAATGTTGGAGACGGAAGCGATACCATCGTTTACTCGCAGAGCTATGTTCCAACTGATGTTCACGTGACGAACAACGGAGGCACTGCGGAGACTCGTATCCAAAACGAACTCGTCAGCAACGCGACTTGGGTGCAGTTCGCAGATCGAACGATCTCAGCTGACCAGGCTTACTATTTAACGGTCGATGAAACGAACTTCTCAAGCCTCAACGGCTACCGCGTTTCCAGTTCCGTTGGTTTCGTTTCCAAACCGTCCGACCTCGCAGATTTTGCCTACAACTGGTCTTTGCAGATGGCAAGCGCGGGAACATTAAGTCACTCAACAGAAAGTGACAGGGCGTCTCTCTACGTCGGTGATCGATCGGCTGTAGGCGAAAACGTGGCGATGGTAAGCGACACCGGGCAATCGGACGTCCAAATCGCCAACTACTTCCTGAGTTTGTGGCAGAGCAGTTCGGCGCACAACAGCAACTTGCTTAACAGCAACTATCAGGAAGTCGGCATCGGTATTGTGAAATCCGGTGGTGCGTGGTGGGCGACCCAGATTTTCATGGGCTGATTGATTCGCTCATAACGCTGACTGAGTCCATAAGAAATATCGACGTTTCGCGGAATGACAGGCGAGCGTCCAAGCTACAGTAGCGTTGCGGCGTTGGAATGGATTACAAAAAAGCCCCCGAATGATTCGGGGGCCAGCAAGAGATCTTTTGGTGAAAGCGATCTACAACTTTGTAGTTGCTGAAGTCATAAATCGCTTTGGTGTTGGATTCTCACATGCAGCGCCGACGACGTAGCTGCCCAGAAACGACGAACATCAACAGAAGCGTTCCGGCGGCCGGTTCTGGGACGGCTGCGATGCCAAAGCCAGATCCGGTGAGGAAGTAGCCTCCCATGTCGTAATACTGAGCACCGTCGAACGATGCCGTCACTTCGTCGTGCCCACCATAGCTGCTGATCACGGCGTAGTATTCGCCGGATGACAGCAGGCCAGAAAAATTAACCGAGAGCGTGTCCGCTGCTTCGATGCCTGTCGCGACCAGCGTCTGATCGTAATTGTATATCTCAAGTTGGCTGCGAAGGATGGCGCCGTTATCAGCAACGCCGGCGGTCAACAGGTCGTTTCCGTTGTTCACCGTTAGTGAGATTGAATTCGTTCCATCGCTCATGAACGTAAAGAAATCAGACGTGTAGTTCTCAGAGCCCATCGGATCGTACCGATCAAAACCACTTCCGACCTCAATCGGATTGATGATGCCCCTGTGCAGATTGCCAGACGTATCAACTTCATCGCCCGAAAGTGGAATGGCTGTCGCAGTAGCAAACGTGTCGCCAATGCCGCTGTCAATAAAACTCATTCCGCTGTTCAACATGATGACATCGACATCATCCTGTTCGACGGCATTGCCGAAATCGT is part of the Mariniblastus fucicola genome and harbors:
- a CDS encoding CAP domain-containing protein, whose translation is MNRRIKSKSRFQSYQQLEAKNLLAAIYHNPDSGILYIAGDSGANVGQVSVSGDNVVAQIDGQSYSGASDDVTDIIFIGYDGNDTFTNLSDLDSSMYGHLGNDTLTGGGGDDNLVGGAGNDTIQGLDGDDRIVGADGNDTLEGGDGEDRIFGTAGTNTIYGGAGDDTIYGSEDADEIYGDAGADKIYALGGDDILYTGTGGVEGGSFDEGDLAMGHGGDDEFYGSTGLNIFYGGDGDDIMVGGSGENRMHGQAGDDTLTGGEKGDYMTGADGDDTFDGRGGVDYYNVGDGSDTIVYSQSYVPTDVHVTNNGGTAETRIQNELVSNATWVQFADRTISADQAYYLTVDETNFSSLNGYRVSSSVGFVSKPSDLADFAYNWSLQMASAGTLSHSTESDRASLYVGDRSAVGENVAMVSDTGQSDVQIANYFLSLWQSSSAHNSNLLNSNYQEVGIGIVKSGGAWWATQIFMG